Within the Bradyrhizobium ottawaense genome, the region GCGATCGCGAAAGCCTCTGTCAGTCCGCCATGCACCTGGCCCTCGATGATCATCGGATTGATGCGGGTGCCGCAATCGTCCAGCGCGTAGAAGCGGCGCACCTTGTAGACGCCGGTATCGACGTCGATGTTCATGACGCAGATATAGGCGCCGAACGGATAGGTCATGTTGGGCGGATCGTAATAGCTGACCGCCTCGAGGCCGGGCTCCATGCCCGGCGGCACCGAATTATAGGCCGCCCAACAGATGTCCTTCATCGACATCGACTTCTCCGGCAGGCCCTTGACGCGGAAGCCGTCGATATCCCATTCGAGGTCGCCCTCGTGCACTTCGAGCTTGTAGGCCGCGATCATCTGCGCCTTGGCCTTGATTTTTCGCGCGGCCATCGCGATTGCAGCTCCCGCCACCGGCGTCGAGCGCGAACCGTAGGTGCCGAGCCCGTAAGGCGCGGTGTCGGTATTGCCTTCCTCCACCATGATGTCGTCGGCGGGAATGCCGATTTCGGTGGCGATGATCTGCGCCCAAGTGGTCTCGTGACCCTGGCCCTGGCTCTTGGTGCCGACGCGGGCGATGCCCGCTCCGGTCGGATGCATGCGGATCTCGCAGGAATCGAACATCGCGATCCCCAGGATGTCGCAATTCTTGGAAGGACCGGCACCGACGATCTCGGTGAAAAACGACACGCCGAGACCCATGATCTCGCGGGTCTCGCCGCGCTTGAACGCCGCGCGCTTTTCCGCCTGCTCCTTGCGCAGGCCGGCATAGTCGACCGTTTCCATCATCTTGCGCATCGCAGTATGGTAATCGCCGGAATCGTATTCCCACCCCAAGGCCGAGTGATACGGAAACTGCTCCGGCTTGATGAAATTCTTCAGCCGCAGCTCCGCCGGATCCATGCCGAGTTTCTGCGCCAAAATATCCATCCCACGCTCGATGCAATACGCCGCCTCGGTGACGCGGAACGAACACCGATAGGCAACTCCGCCCGGTGCCTTGTTGGTGTAGACGCCATCCACCGACAAATGCGCGGTCGGGAAGTCATACGACCCGGTGACGATGTTGAAGAAGCCGGCCGGCCATTTCGACGGATCGGCGCAGGCGTCGAACGCGCCGTGATCGGCCAGCACATGGACGCGCAGGCCGGTGACGTTGCCTTCCCTGGTGGCGGCGATCTCGGTGGTCATGTGGTAGTCGCGCGCGAATGAAGTGGCGGTCAGGTTCTCGATGCGATCCTCGACCCATTTCACCGGCTTGCCGGTGACGATGGAGGCGACCGCCGCGCAGATATAGCCGGGATAGGCGCCGACCTTGTTGCCAAAGCCGCCGCCGATGTCGGGGGCGATGACGTGGATCTTGTGCTCGGGAATCTTCGCGATCAGCGCCACCACGGTGCGGATCACATGCGGCGCCTGGAACGTGCCCCAGATCGTCAGCTCGCCCTTGATCTTGTCGAACGAGCAGACGCACTGGCAGGTTTCCAGCGGCGACGGATGGGTGCGGTGATAGGAGATCATCTCCTTGATCGTCACCTCGGCCTTGCGGAACGCGGCATCGGTCAGATCCTTGTCGCCGACGGTCCATTCGAAGATGTGGTTGTGATGCTTGCGCGGGCCGTGCGCACCGGTCATCTTGCCGGCGAGGTCCTCGCGCAGCACCGGCGCGTCCGCGTCCATCGCCTTGAACGGATCGATCAGCGGCGGCAACGGTTCGTATTCGACCACCACCTTGTTGATGCCGTCGTCGGCCGCGTAGCGGTCGGTCGCGACCACGAACGCGACTTCCTGATTCTGGAACAGCACTTTGCCGTCGGCCAGCACCATCTGGACGTCGCCGGCCAAGGTCGGCATCCAGGCGAGGTTGACGGTCTTCAGCGTTTCGGCGGTGATGACCGCGAGCACACCCGGCACCTTCAGCGCCTCTTCCGAATTGATCGACTTGACGCGCGCATGGGCGTGGGGTGAGCGGACGAAATCGCCATGCAGCATGCCCGGCAATTTGACGTCGTCGACGTAATTGCCCTTGCCTTGCGTGAAGCGGATATCCTCGACCCGCTTGCGCTTGCAGCCCATGCCTTCGAGTTTGGCTTCGCGTTGTTCCCGCGTGGGAGTCATATCGTTCATTCCGCAGCCTCCAGGAATTCAACGCCATTGATCTTGGCGGCGGCGTACTGGATCGCCCTGACGATGTTCTGGTAGCCGGTGCAGCGGCAGATATTGCCCGATATGCCCATCCGGATTTCGGCTTCGGTGGGTGACGGATTTTCCTGCAGTAGCCGCTGCGCCCGCAAAATCATGCCGGGCGTGCAGAAGCCGCATTGCAGGCCATGCATCATCCGGAAACCTTCCTGCAGCGCCGACAGCGTGCCGTCGGCATTGGCGACGCCTTCGATGGTCATGATGTCGGATCCCTGCGCCTGCACCGCGAACATGGTGCAGGATTTCACCGACATGCCGTCGATATCGACGGTGCAGGCGCCGCAATGGGTGGTTTCGCAACCGATATGGGTGCCGGTCAAAGCGAGATTTTCGCGGATGAAATGCACCAGCAGCGTGCGCGGTTCGACGAGGCCTTCGACCTCGGCGCCGTTCACCTTCATGGTGACGTGGGTTTTTGCCATTTTGTCTCTCCCCTAACCGGCTTTGGCCATGGCGCGCTGCAACGCCCGCATCACCATGATGCCGCCGACATGCTTGCGGTATTCGATGGGCCCGCGGGCATCCGCGGCCGGCGACATGATCGCGACCGCCGCAGCCGCAGCCTGCTTCAGCGCCGCAGCATCGAGGCTGGTGCCGATCACCGCTTTCGCCGCATCCGTCGCCAGCAGCGGCGTCTCGGAAAGGTTGGTGAGGCCGATCGCGCAGGTCGCGACCTTGCCGCCCGCCATCGTGAGAACGACGGCCGCGGCCGCGGTGGCGTAATCGCCGACCTTGCGCTTGAGTTTTTCGTAGGCGTAGCCGTGACCAGCGGCGGGGACCGGAATGGAAATCGAGGTCAAGAGTTCGCCGGGCTCAAGCGACGTGAAATAGGCGCCCTGGTAGAATTCGGTGGCCGCGACATCGCGGGCTCCGGACGTACCTTCGAGACGGTAGCTTGCACCGAGTGTCATCATCAGCGCCGGCATGTCGTTGCCGGGATCGCCGTTGGCGACGTTGCCGCCGATGGTGCCGCGGTAGCGCACCTGCGGGTCGGCGATCAGAAGCGCGGTTTCATGCAGGATCGGCAACGACTTGCCGATCTCGTCGGACGCCAGCAGTTCGTGCTGGGTGGTCATGGCGCCGATCACGACCGTGTTGCCTTTGCGAGAGATGCCCTTGAGCCCGGCCACACCGTGCAGGTCGACCAGATGCTCGGGTGTCGCAAGCCTGAGCTTCATCATCGGCACCAGGCTGTGGCCGCCGGCCAGCGGCCGGGCCTCGTCGCCCAGGGTCGACAGCAGTTTGACCGCGTCGGCGACCGTTGCCGGCCGGTGATAATTGAATGGTCCTGGGATCATTCGTCTCCTCCATTCGTCCTTGGTGCCTTTACGAGGCGGATGGACGTTGGAACGGAGGCTCACTCCCGGCGTTTTGAGCCGCAAGCCGAGGGGCACAAACTCGGGGAATTCGCACGAGATGCGGAGTTTCGCGCACGAATTGCGTCAGGCAGGGCGACCTACCGCGGAGACGGCGCGGCCTCCGCTCCCTCGCCCCGCTCTTGCGGGGTCGAGACGAGCGAAGCTCGCTCTTAGAGTGTTGGGGTGAGGGGCTCTATCCACGAGCTCGACTCGCTGAGAGTCCCCCTCACCCGGCGCTACGCGCCGACCTCTCCCCGCAAGCGGGGCGAGGTAAAGGCATCTCGCTTGTGAGCCTTACGCGTTCCGCCGGGCGAGACCCAGCCTTGCCTTGACCTCGGCGATCTTGGCGCGGCTGACCGGAACCCGGTGCGGCGACGGGCCGTCGAGTTCGACGATGGCGCCGTCGCCTTCCTTGCGCACGAGGGTGACGTGCGGGATCGCGACGATGTGGCTGCGGTGCACCCGGACGAACAGGCCTGGGTCGAGCTGGGCTTCGGCTTCCGAGATCGACCACGGGCACATCCGCTCGCGGGTGCCGTCATGCACCTTGGTATAGTGGGCGTCGGCCCGCACGCTCCTGACATCGGCGCTATCGATGAAGTGGGTACCGTCGGCGCCTTCGACCGGCATCCGTGGCGCGGGCGCCGCACGGGGCGGCTGGCCGATGCCGCCCAGCGGCGTCGGCCGCATCCGCGGACTGGTCGACGCCGCGCCGGCATCAGCCGGCGGGATTTCCGTGACAAGACTGACCGCCTGCGGCGTTGCGGCAGCCGCCGTCGCCCCGACCTTGTTACGCGGATCCGGCACCAGCGACAGCAGAAAGCCCGCGGCGATGACGAAGCAGAGCAGCGTCACCACCAGCGCCAGCATCTGCGACGACGCCGCCAGTCCCTCGATATGGTGATGCATTCCTTCCGACGGGGGAACCAGATGCATGCCGGCCATCGCCGTGTAGTGCATGCCGGATACGGCGACGCCGAACGCGACCGCGCTCAGCGCCAGTTGCACGCCGCCCTGGCGCGCCAAGAACGCGCGCAGACCGCCATAGGCCGCCGCGATCGCGATCGCGACCGACAGCGCCACCATGGCGTTGTCGTGCGTCATGGCGAAATCGCCGGACAGTCCGTGCATGCCGACATAATGCATGCTGGCGATCCCGACCCCGAGCAGCACCGCCGAGGACACCACGCGTGACACCGGCGGCTCGCCGACGCTGACAAAGAACAGGGAAATGCCCACGACCAGCGCGCAGATCAGGAACGAAATGATCGTCGGCAGCACCAGATAGACCGTGCCCGGCGGCAGCGGCGCCGCCAGCATGCCGACGAAGTGCATGGTCCAGATGCCGATGGCGAGAAAGAACGCCGCGCCCGCCAACAGCAGGCGATGACTGGCGTCCGGCGTCCCGCGGATGCGCGCGGTGAGGCCGAAGCCGGTGTAACCTCCCAGAATCGCGATCACCACCGAGAGCGCGACGAGATAGGGATCGTGTCCTTCGAACATGATCGTCTCGGCCGCCCGTCATCACGGGCTGGCCTCCTCCCGCCGCCGACTTTACAGGTGCGGCATCGGAAATGACAATCGTTCTAAGTTCTCCCTCGCCCCGCACTTTGCGGGGAGAGGGTTGGGGTGAGGGGCTGCTTCGATGACGTCCGAAGGAGCGGTACCCCCTCACCCGAAATTCGCTAATGCGAATTTCACCTCTCCCCGCAAGCGGGGAGAGGTGAAATAAGCGACTCTGGCTACACGATCCCCGCCGCGACCTGGCCCTTCAGCCGTTCCAGGCTATGCAGCGTGTTGGCGCAGGCTTCCGCGACTTCGATCCCCTTGATGACGAAATGTTTACGGAAGAAGTCGTGATGCACCGCGCTCTCGTGGAATTGCTGCGGCGTCAGCACCGCCGAGAACACCGGCACTTCGGTCTTCAACTGCACATCCATCAGCGCCTTGATCACGGTGTCGGCGACGAATTCGTGGCGATAGATGCCACCATCGACGACAAGCCCCGCGGCGACGATCGCGGTATAGCGCCGGGTCTTGGCCAGCAGTTGCGCATGCAGCGGGATTTCGAACGAGCCCGGCACCTCGAACAGATCGACCTGCGAACGCGAGATATGGCGCGCCTCGATCTCCTCAAGGAAGGCGATGCGGCATTCCTCGACCACGTCGCGGTGCCAAGACGCCTGCACGAAGGCGACCCGCTGCGGCTTGACGAAACGCGGATGGCTGGGTGCCGGCGGACGCACCGGCGTATCGGGCGCGTGACCGGCTTCGGAGGACTTAACTTGGGGAGTTTCGGTTTGGGATTTGACTTCAGGCTCTTGCAACATCTGATTCATGGCTTTCCTCTTTCAGGACCAGAATCAGGGCACACGGAACGACTTTGGCCACGCGCAAACGCGCGAGGCCGCCGCAACCGTTCTCTTTCATCCGGACTATAACCGTCGGCTTCGGAATCACACCGAATCTGCTGACCCTTCTTCCCGCCAGGAAAACCTGGCGACGAAGGAGGCGCTCGCGGGCTTGGGCTACGTCACCCTTACCGCCGGTGGGGATTTTCACCCCGCCCTGAGAACATCGGCCGCCCGGAATGGACGACCTGAGGCTGAATATGACCAAACGCCGACACGCGGGCAAGCATCTTTGGCATCGGGAATTGGCATGTCCCCATGCCCCCGGGGCAGGGCATGTCTATTTTTGACGCGCTTTCTTCACGCGAACCGGGATCCACCCTCGGATCAAGTCCGAGGGCATGCTTCGCTCGAAAACGCTATGGCCAGCCCGGCCGCCTTTACTCGGGTCGCGACAACTGGGATAGCCATTGCAAATGGCCTTGAAGCCAGCAGGGGGCACGCCAGCATGAAACTTCTCCGCCGCAATTTTCTCAAGCTCGCCGGCAGCGCGATCACAGCATCGACGCTTCCGCGGCTTGCCTTCGCACTCGATTATCCGACGCGGCCGACGCGCATCATTGCCGGCTTTGCCGCCGGCGGCGGCGTCGACATCACCGCGCGCCTGATCGGCCAGTGGCTGGCCGATCATCTCGGACAACCCTTCGTGGTGGAGAACCGCACGGGCGCCGGCGGCAATATCGGCACCGAAGCGGTCGTCAACGCGGCCGCCGACGGCTACACGCTGCTGCTCGCCACCGTGCCGAACGCGGTCAACGCCTCGCTCTACGACAATCTCAAATTCAATTTCGTGCGCGACATCGCGCCGGTCGCGGGCGTGATCCGGGTGCCGATGGTCGTGCTGGTCCACCCCTTGGTTCCGGCGCAGACGATTCCGCAATTCATCGCTTACGCCAAGGCCAATCCGGGCAAGGTCAACATGGCCTCGGCCGGTAGCGGCAGCGCGCCGCATATGGCCGGCGAGCTGTTCAAGATGATGACCGGCGTCGACATGGTGCATGTACCCTATCGCGGCCAGGGCCCGGCGATGACGGATCTGCTTGGCAGCCAGGTGCAGATCCTGTTCGCGGCGGCGCCCGGAACCGCGGACTATGTCAGGAGCGGCAAGCTGCGCGCGCTCGGGGTGACGACGGCCGCGCGCATGCCCGAGCTGCCGGAGGTTCCGACCGTCGGCGATTTCGTGGCGGGGTATGAAGCGAGCCAGTGGTACGGCTTCGCCGCACCGAAAAACACGCCGGCCGAAATCGTCGACAAGCTCAACAAGGAAATCAATACAGCGATCGCCGATCCCGGCATGAAGGCGCGGCTGGCCGCCATCGGCGGCGAGACCATGCCGGGCTCGCCAGCCGATTTCGGCAAACTGATCTCGGACGAAACCGAGAAATGGGGCAAGGTGGTCCGCACCGCCGGCATCAAGCCGGAGTAAAGCCGCGGCCACCCCTCCCCC harbors:
- a CDS encoding aerobic carbon-monoxide dehydrogenase large subunit, whose translation is MNDMTPTREQREAKLEGMGCKRKRVEDIRFTQGKGNYVDDVKLPGMLHGDFVRSPHAHARVKSINSEEALKVPGVLAVITAETLKTVNLAWMPTLAGDVQMVLADGKVLFQNQEVAFVVATDRYAADDGINKVVVEYEPLPPLIDPFKAMDADAPVLREDLAGKMTGAHGPRKHHNHIFEWTVGDKDLTDAAFRKAEVTIKEMISYHRTHPSPLETCQCVCSFDKIKGELTIWGTFQAPHVIRTVVALIAKIPEHKIHVIAPDIGGGFGNKVGAYPGYICAAVASIVTGKPVKWVEDRIENLTATSFARDYHMTTEIAATREGNVTGLRVHVLADHGAFDACADPSKWPAGFFNIVTGSYDFPTAHLSVDGVYTNKAPGGVAYRCSFRVTEAAYCIERGMDILAQKLGMDPAELRLKNFIKPEQFPYHSALGWEYDSGDYHTAMRKMMETVDYAGLRKEQAEKRAAFKRGETREIMGLGVSFFTEIVGAGPSKNCDILGIAMFDSCEIRMHPTGAGIARVGTKSQGQGHETTWAQIIATEIGIPADDIMVEEGNTDTAPYGLGTYGSRSTPVAGAAIAMAARKIKAKAQMIAAYKLEVHEGDLEWDIDGFRVKGLPEKSMSMKDICWAAYNSVPPGMEPGLEAVSYYDPPNMTYPFGAYICVMNIDVDTGVYKVRRFYALDDCGTRINPMIIEGQVHGGLTEAFAIAMGQEIRYDDEGNVVTGSFMDFFMPTAVETPHWETDFTVTPSPHHPIGAKGVGESPNVGGVPAFSNAVNDAFSFLGSTHIQMPHDFWRNWKAAKNLGVFA
- a CDS encoding (2Fe-2S)-binding protein encodes the protein MAKTHVTMKVNGAEVEGLVEPRTLLVHFIRENLALTGTHIGCETTHCGACTVDIDGMSVKSCTMFAVQAQGSDIMTIEGVANADGTLSALQEGFRMMHGLQCGFCTPGMILRAQRLLQENPSPTEAEIRMGISGNICRCTGYQNIVRAIQYAAAKINGVEFLEAAE
- a CDS encoding FAD binding domain-containing protein encodes the protein MIPGPFNYHRPATVADAVKLLSTLGDEARPLAGGHSLVPMMKLRLATPEHLVDLHGVAGLKGISRKGNTVVIGAMTTQHELLASDEIGKSLPILHETALLIADPQVRYRGTIGGNVANGDPGNDMPALMMTLGASYRLEGTSGARDVAATEFYQGAYFTSLEPGELLTSISIPVPAAGHGYAYEKLKRKVGDYATAAAAVVLTMAGGKVATCAIGLTNLSETPLLATDAAKAVIGTSLDAAALKQAAAAAVAIMSPAADARGPIEYRKHVGGIMVMRALQRAMAKAG
- a CDS encoding MHYT domain-containing protein encodes the protein MFEGHDPYLVALSVVIAILGGYTGFGLTARIRGTPDASHRLLLAGAAFFLAIGIWTMHFVGMLAAPLPPGTVYLVLPTIISFLICALVVGISLFFVSVGEPPVSRVVSSAVLLGVGIASMHYVGMHGLSGDFAMTHDNAMVALSVAIAIAAAYGGLRAFLARQGGVQLALSAVAFGVAVSGMHYTAMAGMHLVPPSEGMHHHIEGLAASSQMLALVVTLLCFVIAAGFLLSLVPDPRNKVGATAAAATPQAVSLVTEIPPADAGAASTSPRMRPTPLGGIGQPPRAAPAPRMPVEGADGTHFIDSADVRSVRADAHYTKVHDGTRERMCPWSISEAEAQLDPGLFVRVHRSHIVAIPHVTLVRKEGDGAIVELDGPSPHRVPVSRAKIAEVKARLGLARRNA
- a CDS encoding 6,7-dimethyl-8-ribityllumazine synthase, whose amino-acid sequence is MNQMLQEPEVKSQTETPQVKSSEAGHAPDTPVRPPAPSHPRFVKPQRVAFVQASWHRDVVEECRIAFLEEIEARHISRSQVDLFEVPGSFEIPLHAQLLAKTRRYTAIVAAGLVVDGGIYRHEFVADTVIKALMDVQLKTEVPVFSAVLTPQQFHESAVHHDFFRKHFVIKGIEVAEACANTLHSLERLKGQVAAGIV
- a CDS encoding Bug family tripartite tricarboxylate transporter substrate binding protein translates to MKLLRRNFLKLAGSAITASTLPRLAFALDYPTRPTRIIAGFAAGGGVDITARLIGQWLADHLGQPFVVENRTGAGGNIGTEAVVNAAADGYTLLLATVPNAVNASLYDNLKFNFVRDIAPVAGVIRVPMVVLVHPLVPAQTIPQFIAYAKANPGKVNMASAGSGSAPHMAGELFKMMTGVDMVHVPYRGQGPAMTDLLGSQVQILFAAAPGTADYVRSGKLRALGVTTAARMPELPEVPTVGDFVAGYEASQWYGFAAPKNTPAEIVDKLNKEINTAIADPGMKARLAAIGGETMPGSPADFGKLISDETEKWGKVVRTAGIKPE